CCCCGCTGCCGGTGGAAGATCTGATGACCAACCTGGACGACTTCGCGAAGTCCGTGCCCGAGGACTCGCTGCGCACCGTCGTCAACGAGCTCGGCACCGCGTTCCGGGACAACGGCGGCAACCTGCAGCGCGTGCTCGACACGACGCGGGAGTTCACCACCGAAGCCCAGCAGCACCTGCCGCAGACCCGGCAGCTGCTGGAGGACGGCACCACGGTGCTCGCCACGCAGAACGAGCAGGGCTCCGCGATCCGCTCCTACAGCTCCGACCTGAAGTTGCTGGCCGAGCAGCTGCGCACGTCCGACCCGGACCTGCGGAACCTGATCAAGAAGGCGCCGCCCGCCGCGCGCCAGGTCAGCGGGCTGCTCAACGAGACGGGGCCGCAGCTGGGCACCCTGATCACCAACCTGACCAGCACCACCGACCTGCTCGCCGCCAACAACGACGGCATCGAGCAGCTGATGGTGACCTACCCGATGGTCTCCGCGGGCGGATACAGCGTGGTTCCGGGCGACGGCACCGCCCACTTCGGGCTGGCCCTCAACATCTTCGACCCGCTTCCGTGCACGGCGGGTTACGAAGGAACCGACAAACGTGCGGGTAACGACCTCGCGCCGACACCGCTGAACACTGATGCACACTGTGCGGAGCCGCCGGGTAGCCCGATCAACGTCCGCGGGGCGCAGAACGCTCCTGGACAGTGACCTCCGACGGCACCGTGAAACGAGGTGACCCGATGACCGAGAACGCGGCCGACGCCGGCCCCGAACCCGAGAACCGCACGTCCAGGACCACGCGGTCGCCACTGCTGATCCCGTCGATCGCGCTCGCCGTGGCCCTCGTGGCGGCGCTGTTCTTCGGCGTCAGCTGGGCCGTCGCGGCCAACGGCGGCAGCGCCGCCTACGGTGCCGAACGGGATGCCGCGCTGCAGGCGGGCACCCAGTCGATCATCAACTTCAACACGCTCGACCACCGCGACGTGCAGCACGGGCTCGACCTGTGGGAGCGCTCGTCCACCGGGCCGCTGCACGAGGACGTCGTGCGCGGTCGGCAGCAGTACGCCGACAGCATCACGCAGGCCAAGACGGTCACCCAGGCCGAGGTGCTCTCCGCCGGGCTCACCGAGCTCAACGAGCGCGCCGGCAAGGCCCGCATGATCGCGGTGGTGAAGGTGACCGTGACCCCGGAGGGCCAGCCGCCCACCGAGAAGCGCAGCCGGTACCAGGCCGAGCTCACCCGTGAGGGCGCGGACTGGAAGCTCAGCGTCCTCGGTCCCGTCGCGGTCGGCTGAGCCCGGCCCGCCCCGATCCAGCTGTGCCGACTCGTTCGTACTAGGAGTGGTTCCCGTGTCCAGTCCCCGCCGTCCCGGATCGACGTCGCGGCGGCGCGTCGCCGGTCAGCGCAGCCGTTCCGGCTCCACCGCGAACAGCACCCGGATCGGGCTCAACCGGCCGGAGGATTCGGCCGAGGCCGTCGACGAGGCGGCCACCGAGGAACAGACCGGTGCGACGCCGGACACCGAGACCGGCGCGACGTCGGCCGAGGAGACCGAGGACGCGCAGGAGCAGGCGGCTCAGGCGGACGACGCCACGCCCGGCGAGTCCGACGGCTCCGAGGTGACCGCCGAGCCCGCCGATGAGCCGCAGGACGGCCCGGTCAGCACCGGCAAGGCCGGACGCGCGAAGCGCAACGGCACGACGCACCAGACCACGCCGGGCGCGGGTCAGGACGGCGCCGCCCAGCAACCGGCCCGCTCGAACCAGCCGGACGCCGAACGGCCCGGCGACGTCGACGAGGCGCAACGCGCGGAGGGCGACCCGGCCGAGCAGTCCGAGTCCGACGCGGAGCCCGCCACCGGTGGCCGCGGCGCAACCAAGAACCTGATCGCCGCGATGCTGGTGGCGACGGTGGTGCTCGCCGGCCTCGCCGCCTGGTTCGGCGTCGAGGCCTACGCCGTGCGCAACGGCAACCAGGCGCTCTCCGACCAGGCCACCACCAGCGAGGTCAACGGGCAGATCTCCGACGGCGTCGAGAAGATCTTCTCCTACGACTTCGCCGACACCGGCAAGACCGAGCAGGCCGCTAAGGACCTGCTCACCGGTGGTGCCGTCGGCGAGTACGACAAGCTGTTCGCCACCGTGAAGGAGCAGGCGCCGATCCAGAAGCTGGTCGTGACCACCACGGTCAAGGCAAGCAGCGTGACCCGTCTGGAAGGCGACCGCGCCGAGGTGCTGCTGTTCGTGGACCAGAACGCGACCCGCACCGACGTCGGCGGTCAGCCCTCGGTCGGCCCGGCGCAGGTGGTCATCAACGCGGAGAAGCACGGCGACGACTGGAAGATCGCCCAGATCACCCAGCGGTGATCCACTGCTTGTCCTTGGTCTTGGCTTGAGTAGTGGGTCGCTCAGCGGAACCTCAGCGGCCTTCTCGCTGCGGGATCGATTTCTGATGTACGTCCGATACACGGCGAAATCGCTGTCCTCGCGAGAAGGCCGCTGAGAACCCGCCGGTGGTCACCTTGCTCAAGCTGGTCGCTGCTCAGCGGCTCCGCCGCTGACAGGACAACGACCGACAACGCCGCTCAGGCAGCGGCCTTCCCTCCAGGTCGGTGGGAAGGCCGCTGAGCGAACGTGGTGCACGCTGAGTCGGTTCCCCTGGGAGCTCGGGTCGTCAGGGGCCTACGTGCAAGTGGGCTGACCAGCGGGACGGTGCCTCGGGGAAGTCCGCGCGCAAGCGGCGGGCGGCGTCGTGCAGGGCGTGCGCCGCTCGGCCGGTGTCGAACTCCTCGGAACCGAACACGGCTTCGTAGACCTCGGAGTGCACGTCCACGGCGCAGTCCTCGTCGACCTCCCACAGGGTGCCGATGACGTGCGCGAATCCCGCGAAACCCAACGCGGAGGCCAGCGGCACCGCCGCGGCCGACGGGGCGTCCACGAACGTCGAGCAGCGCCCCAGGTAGCCGAACTCGACCTGGTGCAGCCCCAACTGCCCCAGTTCCACCACGCCCAGCCCCCGCTGCGGTGGCTCCCGATCCAGCACGAGCCCCGCCGCGGGCTGGCCCGGGTACTGCGCGCTCGGTTCGCACACGTGCACCCACGCCGTGTCGGGCAGCAGCTGCTGGACCTCCACCGCCGACGTCGAACGCGGGGACAGCACCTCGGCGTCCGGCCAGTACCGGGCGAGGATCTGGTTCTCCCGCGGCAACTCCCGCGCCCCCGGCTCCAGCGAGTCGGCGGCCACCAGCGCCCGGCCGCCGTCCGGCACCGGGCGGCGCCTGGTGTCGTTCAAGGTGCTCAGCGACGGCGCGTACGAGGACACGACCCGGTCCAGGGCGCTCGCCCCGTCCTTCGAAGCCGCCGCGTGCAGCGGCAGGAAGCTCAACGCCCCCAGCACGTACCACCACATGCGCGGCCAGCGCTGCCCCTCCGCCGGTTGCTGCACGTAGCCCATCCGGTCCAGGACCGGGCGGGTGATGTTGTGCCACAACCAGTCGAGCGCCTCCAGCAGCGCGCGCTGATCGCGCTGGTCCGTCGCCGCCAGGGCCGCCCGCGCCTGCTCGGCCGCCGAATCCGGGCCCGCTCCCGGCAGCGGCACCGTCATCACCCGGCCGGCGAACAAGATCAACGCATCGGAGCGGTACCGGCTCAGGTTGACCAGCACCACGGAGCCTTCGGCACCGTTGCCCGCCAGCTCGGCGAACGGCTGTAATCGCAGGTGCCCGGCGTGCGCCGGATCGGAGCGCACCTCGCGGAGCAGGTCCTCCCACGCGTCGACCAGCCGTGCGCGCAGCGCGACGCCCTCGTCCGGATCGGTCAGCGCGGGCTCACCCGGCGGCCGATCGAGCAGCCGGCGCAACCGGACCGCTTCATCGGCCAGCTCCGGGTGATCGCGGTGCAGACCGCCCAGCTCACCGCCCGCGGGCAGGAAGTCCGACAGCAGCGCGACGCGGCCGTGCTCCAGCAGTTCCACGGCGCGTTCCGGCTCGCCGTTCTCCACCGCGCACGCGGCGGCGTCCGCGGCGATCAAGGCCCAGCGCTGCTGCATCGCGGGGGAGGCCACGGCTCGCTTCGCCCGGGTGACCAGCGGCAGCAGTTCGACGGCCGAGGTGAACGACTCCACCGCCTCCGACCACCGCTGCGCGCCCGCGGCGAGCCGACCGTTCAAGCTCGCCGCCCGCAGCCGGTGGTCGGCCGGAGCCGAAGTCTGCGCCGCGGCCTCTCCGAGCACCCGCCGCGCCCAGCGGTAGAACCGGCGACGTCCGGTGCGCTGGTGCAGGGACTGCAGCGCCCGGCCCAAGTGCGTGGCGACCGCGGCCCGCTCCGGGGCGTCCGCGGCCATCGCCTCCAGCGCCCGGTCGAACCATTCGACCGCGGTCTCCAGCTCGCCGGTGCGCGTGGTGCGGCGGAACCGGTGCGCCGAGATCACTCCCAGCTGTGCCCACGCCAGGTGCTGCGCCGTCTCGGCAGCCGCGGCCGCCTGCTGGCACACCTGCTCGGCGCGGTCCAGGTCGGCTTCGTCGGCGCTGCTCTCGTAGCGGGTGAGCAGGCTCAGCGCCAGCGAGTGCAGCACCTTGCCGTTCTGCGACGACTCCACCGACGCTTCGCCGGCGGCGACCGCGGTGTCCAGCGCGTCCGACTCTGCGCCGTGCAGGAAATGCCTGCGCAGCAAGGCTCCGTACCCGGCCAGCGCGAACGGCTGCTCCGGATCGTCGGGCGCCATCCCGCGCGCGCTCGCCGAATAGGCGCGCAGCGTGCGGCGCAACGGCCCCGGCTCACCGGTGCTGTCCACGTGCTCGGTGGTGGACTCGGCGAGCAGCACCAGGGCACGCCCGAGCAGCGGATGTCCGGCGGTCAGCACGCCCAGCACGCCGACCAGCTCGCTGATCCCCGCTTCCAGGTCGGCCAGGTCCCCGGCCTGCTCGAAGCGCAACCGCAACGCGCTCGCCAGGTGGCACAGCGCGTTGCGCCGCGGCTCGCCGTCGGCCAACCCGTCGGCGCCGCGACGGAGGTGCGTGATGCCTTCGTCCAGGTCCTGCGGGGACCCGGTGCGCTGGTAGCGGCGCAGCAGCGCCGCACCGAGGTTGATCCGCAGCTCCGCGGCTTCCGCCCCGCCCCCGCGGGACGCCGCGCGTGCCGCCTCCCGGAACGCGTCGATCGACTGGTCGTCCGATCGCGGGTCCTCGGCGAGCCGGGCGTGGGTCTTCAGCGCGTTCGCCAACCGGACCAAGGTCATGATCCGGCGCGGGTCCCGGCGCGGGGTCTGCTCGGTGGCGGTGCGGGCCGCCCGCACCGATTCCTCGGCGTGCCCGACGGAACCGCTCGACGTGGCCAGCTCGGTCAGCGCCAGCGCGAGGTTGCACCGGTAGAGCACCAGGTCCGGGTCGCCCTGGTCGGCCTGCGAGGACGCATCCCGGTAGTACGTGACCGCGTCTTCCAGGTCTCCCGGCTGTCTGCTGCTCAGGTACATCAGCTGGGACGCGCTGCCCAGGTTGTTCAGCACCCCGGCGCGCGCCGGATCGCGATCGTCGAGCACTCCCGCGGTGGCGCGGAACACCTCGGTGACCCAGGGCAGCCGCGCGAAGTCGAGCGTGGAGATGATCTCGTTCATCGCCTTGATGGCGTCGGCGTAGCGCTGCTCCGGACTTTGCCGGGCCTGGGGCGATGTCGGCCCCGGATCAGCGGCTGCCTGCGTCGGCACGGCCTGCCCGCCCGTCCCGGTGAACCACGACGCTCCAGCCTCGGCGCCCTGCTGCTCCCCGGTCGAACGCGCCCGACCGTCGGCGAGCTCGTCCGGCCGACCCGCATCGTCATTCATCCCGATTCTCCTGTGGCATGCTCACACGACTATCAACGTCGCGGCGTCGCGGGACGTTTCACCGTACCGATGTTCGCGGGTACCGAATAGCCCGTGCGCCAGCGGCGATGGGCCGGTTGCCGGAGCACGCGTTCCGTGCACGATCCGCGACTCCCTGCGAGGTCAGGTGGGCGATGTTCCACTCCCGCGCCCCGCCGGACGACTCGCCCGAAGCCCGGTGGCGTGAGATGGCCGACAACGCTGGCGGCCTTCTGGATCATAGGGGAACAGTGGTCATCTTCGGGGCCGAAACCGGACGAATCCGGGTGCGGTGAGCGACCGCCCGTGCTTGTCCAGGGCTGCGCGAACACTGGCGGAAATTCGCCGAAACCACCGGTCTGTGGAGTTGTGACCAGGTATAACGACCGCTTTGTCGATCACGTCGAGTGATCGTGTCTTGCGCCACGAGGGTGATCGGAGCGTGATCTCTTGACTGTCGGCTGCGGCGGGTTCACTCTGGTCACCAACACGGGCAGGGCCTCGCGAGGTGCGGCTCCGCAGACGACTTCCGGGACGGTTCGTCGGCGGGCCCCTCGACAGGTGGCGTCGTAGCGTCTAGACTGCTACTTTGCGCTGCCCTCTTTCCGCCCTCCCCATGACGGGACGTAGGATCGTGGGCGCCATTGCACCCTTGACAGTCGTGTTAGCTGGTTGCCAACGCCTCCTGACGCGGCTGTAGCCAGTTCAGAGTCCCGGAAGGACGCATCTTGGCAGTCTCCCGCGCGACCAAGGTCTCTGCAGCTTCCAACTACACGTCGGGGATCGCTGGGGCACCCAGGCGGGTCTCGTTCGCGAACATCCGCGAACCGTTGGAAGTACCTGATCTGCTCGATCTGCAGGTCCAGTCCTTCGAATGGCTTGTCGGCAATGAGGCCTGGTTCCAGCGCCGGGTCGACGCCGGCGAAGATAGCCCAGTCGGTGGCCTGGAAGAAGTCCTCAGCGAGATCTCCCCGATCGAGGACTTCTCCGGATCGATGTCCCTGTCCTTCACTGATCCGCGCTTCGACGAGGTCAAGGCCTCGGTTGACGAGTGCAAGGACAAGGACATGACCTACGCGGCCCCGCTGTTCGTCACGGCGGAGTTCACCAACCACACCACTGGCGAGATCAAGAGCCAGACGGTGTTCATGGGTGACTTCCCGGTCATGACCAACAAGGGCACCTTCATCATCAACGGCACCGAGCGCGTCGTGGTGTCCCAGCTCGTGCGCTCGCCCGGCGTCTACTTCGACAGCTCGGTCGACAAGACGACCGACAAGGACGTCTACAGCGTCAAGATCATCCCCAGCCGCGGTGCGTGGCTGGAGTTCGACGTCGACAAGCGCGACACCGTGGGTGTCCGCATCGACCGCAAGCGCCGCCAGCCGGTCACCGTGCTGCTCAAGGCGCTGGGCTGGAGCGCCGAGGCGATCCGCGAGCGGTTCGGCTTCTCCGAGACGCTGATGGCGACCCTGGAGAAGGACCACACCGCCGGTCAGGACGAGGCGCTGCTGGACATCTACCGCAAGCTGCGTCCGGGTGAGCCCCCGACCAAGGAGAGCGCGCAGACCCTCCTGGAGAACCTGTTCTTCAAGGAGAAGCGCTACGACCTGGCCCGCGTCGGCCGCTACAAGGTCAACAAGAAACTGGGCCTGGAGCTGCCGTTCGACTCCGGCGTCCTCACCGAGGACGACATCGTCACGACGATCGAGTACCTCGTCCGGCTGCACGCCGGCGAGACCTCGATGGGCGAGGGCGACCTGGAGGTCCCGGTCGAGGTCGACGACATCGACCACTTCGGCAACCGTCGCCTGCGCACCGTCGGCGAGCTGATCCAGAACCAGGTTCGGGTCGGCCTGTCCCGCATGGAGCGCGTCGTCCGCGAGCGGATGACCACGCAGGACGTCGAAGCGATCACGCCGCAGACGCTGATCAACATCCGCCCGGTGGTGGCGGCGATCCGCGAGTTCTTCGGTACCTCGCAGCTCTCCCAGTTCATGGACCAGACCAACCCGATCGCGGGCCTGACGCACAAGCGTCGTCTCTCCGCGCTCGGACCGGGCGGTCTCTCCCGGGAGCGCGCCGGCATGGAGGTCCGCGACGTCCACCCGTCGCACTACGGCCGGATGTGTCCGATCGAGACGCCGGAAGGCCCGAACATCGGTCTGATCGGCTCGCTGGCCACCTTCGCCAGGGTCAACCCGTTCGGCTTCATCGAGACGCCGTACCGCAAGGTCGTCGACGGCCGGGTCACCGACCAGATCGACTACCTGACCGCGGACGAGGAAGACCGCTACGTCAAGGCGCAGGCGAACGCGCCGATCGACGAGGACGGCACCTTCCTCGACGAGCGCGTCCTGGGTCGCCGTAAGGGCGGCGAGGTCGAGCTGCTGGCTCCGACCGAGATCGACTACATGGACGTCTCGCCGCGGCAGATGGTCTCCGCCGCGACCGCGATGATCCCGTTCCTCGAGCACGACGACGCGAACCGCGCCCTGATGGGTGCGAACATGCAGCGTCAGGCGGTGCCGCTGCTGCGCAGCGAGTCGCCGCTGGTCGGCACCGGCATGGAGCTCCGCGCCGCCGTCGACGCCGGGGACGTGGTGACCGCCGACAAGGCGGGCGTCATCGAAGAGCTCTGCGCCGACTACGTGACGGTGATGGCCGACGACGGCACCCGGCACACCTACCGGCTGCAGAAGTTCAACCGCTCGAACCACGGCACCTGCACCAACCAGAAGCCGATCGTGAACGAAGGCGATCGCGTCGAGGTCGGTCAGGTCATCGCGGACGGGCCGTGCACCCAGAACGGCGAGATGGCGCTGGGCAAGAACCTGCGCGTGGCCATCATGCCGTGGGAGGGGCACAACTACGAAGACGCGATCATCCTGTCCCAGCGCCTGGTGCAGGACGACGTGCTCACCTCGATCCACATCGAGGAGCACGAGGTCGACGCTCGCGACACCAAGCTGGGCGCCGAGGAGATCACCCGGGACATCCCGAACGTCTCCGAGGACGTGCTGGCCGACCTCGACGAGCGCGGCATCATCCGGATCGGCGCCGAGGTGCAGGGCGGCGACATCCTCGTCGGCAAGGTCACGCCCAAGGGCGAGACCGAGCTGACCCCGGAGGAGCGGCTGCTGCGCGCGATCTTCGGCGAGAAGGCGCGCGAAGTGCGCGACACCTCGCTGAAGGTGCCGCACGGCGAGACCGGCAAGGTCATCGGCGTGCGCGTGTTCAACCGCGACGAGGACGACGAGCTGCCCCCGGGCGTCAACGAGCTCGTGCGGGTCTACGTGGCGCAGAAGCGCAAGATCCAGGACGGCGACAAGCTCGCCGGCCGGCACGGCAACAAGGGCGTCATCGGCAAGATCCTGCCGATCGAGGACATGCCGTTCACCGAGGACGGCGCCCCGGTCGACATCATCCTGAACACCCACGGTGTTCCGCGACGGATGAACATCGGCCAGGTGCTGGAGACCCACCTCGGGTGGATCGCCTCGCAGGGCTGGTCCATCGACGGGGACCCGGACTGGGCGAAGCGGCTGCCGTCGGACCTCTACGAGGTCGAGGCCGGCACCAACACCGCCAGCCCCGTCTTCGACGGTGCCCGTGAGGAAGAGATCACCGGCCTGCTCGGCTCGACCCTGCCGAACCGCGATGGTGAGCGCATGGTCAAGGCGAACGGCAAGGCGCAGCTGTTCGACGGGCGCAGCGGTGAGCCGTACCCGTACCCGGTGGCCCTCGGCTACATGTACATCCTGAAGCTGTCGCACCTGGTGGACGACAAGATCCACGCCCGGTCGACCGGCCCGTACTCGATGATCACCCAGCAGCCGCTGGGCGGTAAGGCGCAGTTCGGTGGCCAGCGCTTCGGTGAGATGGAGTGCTGGGCCATGCAGGCCTACGGCGCCGCGTACACCTTGCAGGAACTGCTGACGATCAAGTCCGACGACGTCATCGGTCGCGTGAAGGTCTACGAGGCGATCGTCAAGGGCGAGAACATCCCCGACCCTGGTATTCCGGAGTCGTTCAAGGTGCTCCTCAAGGAGCTGCAGTCGCTGTGCCTGAACGTCGAGGTCCTCTCGACCGACGGTGCCGCCATCGAGATGCGCGACGGGGACGACGAGGACTTGGAGCGTGCCGCGGCGAACCTCGGCATCAACCTGTCCCGCAACGAGTCGCCTTCGGTGGACGACGTCGTTCAGTGACTTCGCCGCCGGTCCGCGGGCATGTGCCTGCCCGCGGACCGGCCATCGACCCAACCTGGCATTCCCGGCCGGTAGCCGGCCGGACCTTTCGACTAAGGGAGAAGACCCGACGTGCTGGACGTCAACTTCTTCGATGAACTCCGCATCGGCCTCGCCACGGCCGACGACATCCGCCAGTGGTCGTTCGGCGAGGTCAAGAAGCCCGAGACGATCAACTACCGAACCCTGAAGCCGGAGAAGGACGGGCTCTTCTGCGAGAAGATCTTCGGTCCGACCCGCGACTGGGAATGCTACTGCGGCAAGTACAAGCGGGTCCGCTTCAAGGGCATCATCTGTGAGCGCTGCGGCGTCGAGGTGACCCGGGCCAAGGTGCGCCGTGAGCGGATGGGGCACATCGAGCTCGCCGCTTCGGTGACCCACATCTGGTACTTCAAGGGCGTTCCGAGCCGGCTCGGCTACTTGCTGGACCTTGCTCCCAAGGACCTCGAGAAGATCATTTACTTCGCCGCGTACGTGATCACTTCGGTGAACACCGAGATGCGGCACAACGACCTGTCGACCCTCGAGAACGAGATGACGGTCGAGCGCAAGCGGGTCTCCGACCAGCGGGACGCGGACCTCGAGGCCCGTGCCCAGAAGCTGGAAGCCGACCTGGCCGAGCTCGAGGCCGAGGGCGCGAAGAGCGATGTGCGGCGGAAGGTCAAGGAGGGCGGCGAGCGCGAGATGCGCCAGCTGCGCGACCGTTCGCAGCGCGACATCGACAAGCTCGACGAGATCTGGGAGACCTTCACCAAGCTGGAGCCCCGTCAGCTGATCTCGGACGAGATGCTCTACCGCGAGCTCTACGACCGCTACGGCGAGTACTTCACCGGCGGCATGGGTGCCGAGTCCATCCAGGCGCTGCTGCAGGACTTCGACATCGGCGCCGAGGCCGAGCTGCTGCGCGAGACGATCCGCTCCGGCAAGGGGCAGAAGAAGCTCCGCGCCCTCAAGCGGCTCAAGGTCGTCGCGGCGTTCCAGGCCACCGGGAACAACCCCGGCGGCATGGTGCTCAACTGCGTGCCGGTGATCCCGCCGGACCTGCGTCCGATGGTCCAGCTCGACGGTGGCCGGTTCGCCACCTCGGACCTCAACGACCTGTACCGCCGGGTCATCAACCGCAACAACCGCCTCAAGCGACTGATCGACCTCGGTGCGCCCGAGATCATCGTCAACAACGAGAAGCGGATGCTGCAGGAGTCCGTGGACGCGCTGTTCGACAACGGCCGTCGCGGACGTCCGGTGACCGGCCCGGGCAACCGGCCGCTGAAGTCGCTGTCCGACCTGCTCAAGGGCAAGCAGGGCCGGTTCCGCCAGAACCTGCTCGGCAAGCGCGTCGACTACTCCGGCCGTTCGGTCATCGTCGTCGGCCCGCAGCTGAAGCTGCACCAGTGCGGTCTGCCGAAGGAGATGGCGGTCGAGCTGTTCAAGCCGTTCGTGATGAAGCGGCTGGTCGACCTCAACCACGCGCAGAACATCAAGTCCGCGAAGCGGATGGTCGAGCGCCAGCGCCCGCAGGTGTGGGACGTGCTGGAAGAGGTCATCGCCGAGCACCCGGTGCTGCTCAACCGTGCTCCCACGCTGCACCGGCTGGGCATCCAGGCCTTCGAGCCGCAGCTGGTCGAGGGCAAGGCCATCCAGCTGCACCCGCTGGTGTGCGAGGCGTTCAACGCCGACTTCGACGGTGACCAGATGGCGGTGCACCTGCCGCTGTCGGCGGAGGCGCAGTCCGAGGCCCGGATCTTGATGCTCTCGAGCAACAACATCCTCTCGCCCGCCTCGGGTCGTCCGCTGGCGATGCCGCGACTGGACATGGTCACCGGCCTGTACCACCTGACCAGGCTGGTCGACGGTGCCACCGGTGAGGGCCAGGCGTACTCCTCGGTCGGCGAGGCCATCATGGCCTTCGACCGCGGCAGCCTGTCGCTGCAGGCGAAGATCCGGATCCGGTTGCGCGACGTGGTGCCCGCCAAGGAGGCCACGCCGGAGGACTGGGAGCCGGGCAAGCCGTGGCTGGCCGACACCACGCTGGGCCGGGTGTTCTTCAACGAGCTGCTGCCCGAGGACTACCCGTTCGTCAACGACCTGCTGCCGAAGAAGCGGCAGGCGGCGATCGTGAACGACCTCGCCGAGCGGTACCCGATGGTCGCGGTCGCCCAGACCCTGGACCGGCTCAAGGACGCCGGCTTCCACTGGGCCACCCGTTCCGGTGTGACCGTGTCGATCTCCGACGTCGTCGTGCCGCCGCAGAAGAGCGAGATCCTCGACTCCTACGAGCAGCGCGCCGAGCAGGTGGAGAAGCGCTACCGCCGTGGTGCGCTGTCCTACCAGGAGCGCAACGCGGAGCTGGTCAAGGTCTGGACGGCGGCCAAGGACGAGGTCGCCGAGGCCATGGAGAAGAACTTCCCCGAGGACAACTCGATCAGCATGATCGTGAAGTCCGGGGCGGCGGGCAACATGACCCAGGTCGTGCAGCTCGCCGGCATGCGTGGCCTGGTGTCGAACCCGAAGGGCGAGTACATCCCGCGCCCGATCAAGGCGAACTACCGCGAAGGCCTGTCCGTGCTGGAGTACTTCATCTCCAACCACGGTGCCCGCAAGGGTCTGGCCGACACGGCGCTGCGCACCGCCGACTCGGGTTACCTGACCCGTCGTCTGGTGGACGTCTCGCAGGACGTCATCGTCCGCGAGACCGACTGCGGCACCGAGCGCGGCATCAAGATGCCGATCGCCGAGGTGCTGCCGGACGGCACGGTGCTGCGCGACGCGCACGTCGAGACCAGCATCTACGCCCGCACCACGGCCGAGGACGTCACGGACTCGGACGGCAACATCGTGCTGGCCCGCGGTTCCGACCTCGGTGACCCGGCGATCGAGAAGCTGCTCGGCGCCAAGGTTTCCAAGGTCAAGGTCCGCAGCGTCCTGACCTGCGAGTCCGGCGTCGGCGTGTGCGCGGTCTGCTACGGCCGCTCGATGGCCACCGGCAAGCTGGTGGACGTCGGCGAGGCCGTCGGCATCGTCGCCGCCCAGTCCATCGGTGAGCCCGGTACGCAGCTGACGATGCGTACGTTCCACCAGGGCGGTGTCGCCGGTGACGACATCACCACCGGTCTTCCGCGTGTCACGGAGCTGTTCGAAGCTCGGGTCCCGAAGGGCAAGGCGCCCATCGCCGACGCCCCCGGACGGATCCGGATGGAGGACAACGACCGGTACTGGAAGATCACGGTCATCCCGGACGACGGCAGCGAAGAGATCGTCTACGACAAGCTGTCCAAGCGGCAGCGGCTCGCGGTCATCTCGGTGGACGGCACCGAACGGCAGATCGCGGACGGCGACCACGTGGACGTCGGCCAGCAGCTGCTGGAAGGTGCGGTCGACCCGCACGAGGTGCTGCGCGTGA
This window of the Saccharopolyspora gloriosae genome carries:
- a CDS encoding DNA-directed RNA polymerase subunit beta'; its protein translation is MLDVNFFDELRIGLATADDIRQWSFGEVKKPETINYRTLKPEKDGLFCEKIFGPTRDWECYCGKYKRVRFKGIICERCGVEVTRAKVRRERMGHIELAASVTHIWYFKGVPSRLGYLLDLAPKDLEKIIYFAAYVITSVNTEMRHNDLSTLENEMTVERKRVSDQRDADLEARAQKLEADLAELEAEGAKSDVRRKVKEGGEREMRQLRDRSQRDIDKLDEIWETFTKLEPRQLISDEMLYRELYDRYGEYFTGGMGAESIQALLQDFDIGAEAELLRETIRSGKGQKKLRALKRLKVVAAFQATGNNPGGMVLNCVPVIPPDLRPMVQLDGGRFATSDLNDLYRRVINRNNRLKRLIDLGAPEIIVNNEKRMLQESVDALFDNGRRGRPVTGPGNRPLKSLSDLLKGKQGRFRQNLLGKRVDYSGRSVIVVGPQLKLHQCGLPKEMAVELFKPFVMKRLVDLNHAQNIKSAKRMVERQRPQVWDVLEEVIAEHPVLLNRAPTLHRLGIQAFEPQLVEGKAIQLHPLVCEAFNADFDGDQMAVHLPLSAEAQSEARILMLSSNNILSPASGRPLAMPRLDMVTGLYHLTRLVDGATGEGQAYSSVGEAIMAFDRGSLSLQAKIRIRLRDVVPAKEATPEDWEPGKPWLADTTLGRVFFNELLPEDYPFVNDLLPKKRQAAIVNDLAERYPMVAVAQTLDRLKDAGFHWATRSGVTVSISDVVVPPQKSEILDSYEQRAEQVEKRYRRGALSYQERNAELVKVWTAAKDEVAEAMEKNFPEDNSISMIVKSGAAGNMTQVVQLAGMRGLVSNPKGEYIPRPIKANYREGLSVLEYFISNHGARKGLADTALRTADSGYLTRRLVDVSQDVIVRETDCGTERGIKMPIAEVLPDGTVLRDAHVETSIYARTTAEDVTDSDGNIVLARGSDLGDPAIEKLLGAKVSKVKVRSVLTCESGVGVCAVCYGRSMATGKLVDVGEAVGIVAAQSIGEPGTQLTMRTFHQGGVAGDDITTGLPRVTELFEARVPKGKAPIADAPGRIRMEDNDRYWKITVIPDDGSEEIVYDKLSKRQRLAVISVDGTERQIADGDHVDVGQQLLEGAVDPHEVLRVMGPREAQLHLVREVQEVYRSQGVGIHDKHVEVIVRQMLRRVIIIDSGATEFLPGSPVERSQFEGENRRVVAEGGDPASGRPVLMGITKASLATESWLSAASFQETTRILTNAAIEGASDKLVGLKENVIIGKLIPAGTGINRYRNIQVQPTEEARAAAYAIPSYDDGYYTPDVFGAGTGAAVPLDDYDFGRDYR